A section of the Petrimonas sulfuriphila genome encodes:
- a CDS encoding mannose-1-phosphate guanylyltransferase has product MGGGIGSRFWPFSKEDRPKQFLDFFGTGRSLLQSTFDRFKKIIPIENIFVVTNDAYAELTLKQLPELSKKQVLLEPLRRNTAPAIAYSLFHIQAINPDANIVVAPSDHLILKEDVFLSEIERGLQFVEKNPFLLTLGIKPSRPETGYGYIQESHEGVDGIRKVKTFTEKPNLELAKMFCESGEFVWNSGIFIWNVKTILESFRMYLPDIVNKFNEGREFFNTPREKEFIDQAFPFCSNISIDYGIMEKADNVYVIGSDFGWSDLGTWGSLHEITPKDENNNASLHCKTLYIESNDNVVTMSDDKLVVIQGLDGYIVAESDKALLICKKEEEQRIKHFVTDVKFRYGDEYI; this is encoded by the coding sequence ATGGGAGGCGGGATCGGCAGCCGGTTCTGGCCTTTTAGTAAAGAAGACAGACCCAAGCAGTTCCTCGATTTTTTTGGTACGGGCCGTTCGCTCTTGCAGAGCACGTTTGACCGGTTTAAAAAAATCATTCCCATCGAAAATATTTTCGTAGTGACCAACGACGCATATGCTGAGCTGACGCTTAAGCAACTGCCTGAATTATCAAAAAAACAGGTGCTTCTTGAGCCGCTGAGAAGAAATACCGCACCCGCGATTGCCTATTCCCTGTTTCATATTCAGGCAATCAATCCGGATGCCAATATCGTAGTCGCTCCTTCCGATCATCTTATCTTGAAAGAAGATGTTTTTCTGTCAGAGATTGAACGTGGATTGCAATTTGTGGAAAAGAACCCGTTCCTGCTGACGCTGGGTATTAAGCCCAGCCGCCCTGAGACAGGTTACGGGTATATTCAGGAGAGTCACGAGGGGGTCGACGGTATTCGAAAAGTGAAGACTTTCACGGAAAAACCCAATTTAGAACTGGCTAAGATGTTCTGCGAAAGCGGTGAGTTCGTTTGGAATTCGGGTATCTTCATTTGGAACGTGAAGACTATTTTAGAGTCGTTCAGGATGTATTTACCCGATATCGTGAATAAGTTCAACGAGGGGAGGGAGTTTTTTAACACTCCCCGGGAGAAAGAGTTCATCGACCAGGCATTTCCGTTTTGCTCCAACATCTCCATCGATTATGGGATAATGGAAAAGGCGGACAACGTGTACGTTATTGGCTCCGACTTCGGGTGGTCCGATTTGGGTACCTGGGGTTCGTTGCATGAAATAACCCCGAAAGACGAGAACAACAATGCCAGCCTGCATTGCAAAACGTTGTACATTGAAAGTAACGATAACGTGGTAACCATGAGCGATGACAAGCTTGTAGTGATACAGGGGCTTGACGGATATATTGTTGCCGAATCGGATAAAGCGTTGCTGATCTGCAAAAAGGAAGAAGAGCAACGCATCAAGCACTTTGTAACCGATGTGAAGTTCCGTTACGGGGATGAATATATATAG